Proteins encoded in a region of the Scatophagus argus isolate fScaArg1 chromosome 1, fScaArg1.pri, whole genome shotgun sequence genome:
- the si:dkey-234i14.2 gene encoding heterogeneous nuclear ribonucleoprotein C codes for MTLFSPRYMSMSGELKSSRSRAASKRASNTSYGSEFDLDYDSYHEDYYDRMYDYQRVPASLSPLPPLGPSLAKRSRSSSYSTGHRRSRDRTHSKSTRAHSTSSSTAKLDMEELQVIKKELTLIKTQIDGLLDSLDRMDTQRNDHKGSPLREDSPAGSPYALSASSPEHSLSSLSPPSSRHLIHRESPDLREPDDDHHTMSNHSSDREEEI; via the exons ATGACCCTGTTCAGCCCAAGAT aCATGAGCATGAGTGGAGAGTTGAAGTCCAGCCGCTCCAGGGCAGCAAGTAAGAGGGCCAGCAACACTTCTTACGG ATCTGAGTTCGACCTGGACTATGACAGCTACCACGAGGACTACTATGACAG GATGTATGACTACCAGCGTGTGCCAGCATCCCTGtcccctctgcctcccctgGGACCTAGTCTGGCTAAACGATCTCGTTCCTCCTCCTACTCCACTGGGCACAGACGCAGCCGAGACAGAACCCACTCCAAAAGCACCAGAGCCCACTCCACTAGTTCATCTACAGCCAAGT TGGACATGGAGGAGTTGCAGGTGATTAAAAAGGAGCTGACTCTGATAAAGACACAGATCGATGGGCTGCTTGACAGTCTTGACAGGATGGACACGCAGAGGAATGACCACAAAG GGTCTCCCCTGAGAGAGGACAGTCCAGCTGGCTCACCATACGCTCTGTCTGCCAGCAGCCCCGAAcactccctctcctccctctctccacccaGCTCCCGCCATCTAATCCACAGGGAGAGTCCTGACCTGAGGGAGCCCGACGATGACCACCACACG ATGAGCAACCACAGCTCTGACCGTGAAGAGgaaatatga